A genomic window from Methylorubrum extorquens includes:
- a CDS encoding DUF721 domain-containing protein translates to MARVKPLSELIEGCIGPAFAAQGFASSDILAAWPDIVGARLSEACQPVKLEWPRRARRDAEGRPEPGTLVVRVEGAFALELQHLAPIVIQRVNAHYGWACIGKIVMRQDRVHRATRRAPQKALDPARRGEVALAVARIEEERLRDALDRLGIAVVARR, encoded by the coding sequence ATGGCGCGCGTCAAACCGCTGAGCGAACTGATCGAGGGCTGCATCGGTCCGGCGTTTGCCGCGCAGGGCTTCGCCTCGTCCGACATCCTCGCCGCGTGGCCGGACATCGTGGGCGCGCGGCTCTCCGAGGCCTGCCAGCCGGTCAAGCTCGAATGGCCGCGCCGCGCCCGCCGCGATGCGGAGGGGCGGCCGGAGCCCGGCACGCTGGTGGTGCGGGTGGAGGGCGCCTTCGCCCTCGAACTCCAGCATCTCGCGCCGATCGTGATCCAGCGCGTCAACGCGCATTACGGCTGGGCCTGCATCGGCAAGATCGTCATGCGCCAGGACCGCGTGCATCGGGCGACACGCCGCGCCCCGCAAAAGGCTCTCGACCCGGCGCGGCGCGGCGAGGTGGCGCTGGCGGTGGCGAGAATCGAGGAGGAGCGCCTGCGCGACGCCCTCGACCGGCTCGGCATCGCCGTGGTGGCGCGGCGATAG
- a CDS encoding DsbA family protein, with product MITRRDALKLTGLALGTAALLPRLTLEALAQSADTAALMQPGPLGDVWLGPADAKVTIIEYASMTCSHCAHFHATTWPVLKERYIDTGKVRFTLREFPLDPLATAAFMLARCDGEAKYYPITDLLFDQQQNWAFVRKPQSPVDALEQLLRQAGFSKEKFEACLKDQKTYAAINAVKTRGLDTLKVESTPTFFINGEKRSGALSIEEMEKIIKPILGA from the coding sequence ATGATCACCCGGCGCGACGCCCTGAAACTGACCGGCCTTGCCCTCGGCACCGCCGCCCTGCTCCCCCGCCTGACCCTCGAGGCGCTGGCGCAATCGGCCGACACGGCCGCGCTGATGCAGCCCGGCCCCCTCGGCGATGTCTGGCTCGGGCCGGCGGACGCCAAGGTGACGATCATCGAATACGCTTCGATGACCTGCTCGCACTGCGCGCACTTCCACGCGACGACGTGGCCGGTGCTGAAGGAGCGCTATATCGACACCGGCAAGGTGCGCTTCACCCTGCGCGAGTTCCCGCTCGATCCGCTCGCCACCGCCGCCTTCATGCTCGCCCGCTGCGACGGCGAGGCGAAATACTACCCGATCACCGATCTGCTGTTCGACCAGCAGCAGAACTGGGCTTTCGTGCGCAAGCCGCAATCGCCCGTCGATGCCCTGGAGCAGCTTCTGCGTCAGGCCGGGTTCTCGAAGGAGAAGTTCGAGGCCTGCCTCAAGGACCAGAAGACCTACGCCGCCATCAACGCGGTCAAGACCCGCGGCCTCGACACCCTCAAGGTCGAATCGACGCCGACCTTCTTCATCAACGGCGAGAAGCGCTCCGGTGCCCTCTCGATCGAGGAAATGGAGAAGATCATCAAGCCGATCCTGGGGGCCTGA
- a CDS encoding AtpZ/AtpI family protein, producing the protein MSGGPAGDGSGPEKAPADGDLSARLKRLETQLEGRRPNAAPDKLARTGTSGGPAPLGQAMRLSTEFIAGVIAGGILGYIVDHLFGTKPWGMIVLLMLGFVTGIYNVMRVSGFSAKKN; encoded by the coding sequence GTGAGCGGCGGCCCGGCAGGTGACGGGAGCGGGCCGGAAAAGGCTCCCGCCGACGGCGATCTCTCCGCGAGGCTGAAGCGTCTCGAGACGCAGCTCGAAGGCAGGCGGCCCAACGCCGCGCCCGACAAGCTTGCGCGCACCGGCACGTCCGGCGGGCCAGCCCCGCTCGGTCAGGCCATGCGGCTCTCGACCGAGTTCATCGCGGGCGTGATCGCCGGGGGAATCCTCGGCTACATCGTCGATCATCTCTTCGGCACCAAGCCGTGGGGCATGATCGTGCTGCTGATGCTGGGCTTCGTGACGGGGATCTACAACGTCATGCGGGTCAGCGGCTTCAGCGCCAAGAAAAACTGA
- a CDS encoding F0F1 ATP synthase subunit A: MAVSIDPIHQFELQPLVSLGHIGNQQLAFTQSALYMFAAVGIIALLTIVATSGRSVVPGRLQALAETLYEFIADTVHQATGEDGKRFLPLVFSLFMFVLILNLLGMIPYAFAVTSHLIVTFGLALVVILTVVIYGVAKHGTHFLGVFVPSGVPKPLLLIMVPIEIVSFLSRPISLSVRLFANILAGHIALKIFAFFVVQLLVAGAWGVLSPLPLALTIALTALEFLVAALQAYVFATLTAVYLADALHPGH, translated from the coding sequence ATGGCGGTCAGTATCGACCCGATCCACCAGTTCGAGCTGCAGCCGCTCGTCTCGCTGGGTCACATCGGCAACCAGCAGCTCGCGTTCACGCAATCGGCTCTCTACATGTTCGCCGCGGTGGGCATCATCGCGCTGCTGACCATCGTGGCGACCTCCGGGCGCTCCGTGGTTCCGGGCCGCCTCCAAGCGCTGGCCGAGACGCTCTACGAATTCATCGCCGATACGGTGCACCAGGCGACCGGCGAGGACGGCAAGCGCTTCCTGCCGCTCGTGTTCTCTCTGTTCATGTTCGTGCTCATCCTGAACCTGCTCGGGATGATCCCCTACGCCTTCGCGGTGACCAGCCACCTGATCGTCACCTTCGGCCTCGCGCTGGTCGTGATTCTGACCGTGGTGATCTATGGCGTCGCCAAGCACGGCACCCACTTCCTCGGCGTGTTCGTGCCGTCGGGCGTGCCGAAGCCGCTGCTGCTCATCATGGTGCCGATCGAGATCGTGTCGTTCCTGTCGCGGCCGATCAGCCTCTCGGTTCGTCTCTTCGCCAACATCCTGGCCGGCCACATCGCGCTGAAGATCTTCGCCTTCTTCGTGGTCCAGCTCTTGGTTGCCGGTGCCTGGGGCGTGCTCTCGCCCTTGCCGCTCGCGCTCACCATCGCGCTGACGGCTCTCGAGTTCCTCGTCGCGGCCCTTCAGGCTTACGTCTTCGCGACGCTGACGGCGGTCTATCTCGCCGACGCCCTCCACCCCGGCCACTGA
- a CDS encoding F0F1 ATP synthase subunit C, protein MDPVAAKYIGAGLACLGMAGASIGLGNLFGQFYAGALRNPSAADSQRTNLLLGFALTEALGIFSLLVALLLLFAV, encoded by the coding sequence ATGGATCCCGTCGCTGCGAAGTACATCGGCGCCGGTCTCGCCTGCCTCGGCATGGCGGGCGCCAGCATCGGCCTCGGCAACCTGTTCGGCCAGTTCTACGCGGGCGCCCTGCGCAACCCGTCGGCCGCCGATAGCCAGCGTACCAACCTCCTCCTGGGCTTCGCGCTCACCGAGGCGCTCGGCATCTTCTCGCTGCTCGTCGCGCTGCTGCTCCTCTTCGCCGTCTGA
- a CDS encoding F0F1 ATP synthase subunit B family protein, with protein MAEQKNPLTTPSPNADTTIVPAGSPHTHTEQPSGGHGSAFPPFESHTFLSQLIWLALAFGLLYYLMSKVALPRIEAILGDRAGRLSSDLTEAQRMKTEADAAGAAYEKSLREAQAKAQAIAQETRNTLSAEADAKRKLLEAELNQRLAASEATIRTRTTEAMGNVRAIAGETASAIVERLTGQAPDQASLNRALDATPAVH; from the coding sequence ATGGCCGAGCAGAAGAATCCCCTCACGACCCCCTCCCCGAACGCGGACACGACGATCGTCCCGGCGGGAAGCCCGCACACCCATACCGAGCAGCCCTCCGGCGGCCATGGCAGCGCCTTTCCGCCCTTCGAGAGCCACACCTTTCTCTCGCAGTTGATCTGGCTCGCGCTGGCCTTCGGCCTGCTCTACTACCTGATGTCCAAGGTCGCGCTGCCGCGCATCGAGGCGATCCTCGGCGACCGCGCCGGCCGGCTCTCGTCCGATCTGACCGAGGCGCAGCGGATGAAGACCGAGGCCGACGCCGCCGGCGCCGCCTACGAGAAGTCTCTGCGCGAGGCCCAGGCGAAGGCGCAGGCCATCGCCCAGGAGACCCGCAACACCCTCTCGGCCGAGGCCGACGCCAAGCGCAAGTTGCTCGAGGCCGAGCTGAACCAGCGGCTCGCCGCCTCCGAGGCGACCATCCGCACGCGCACGACGGAAGCCATGGGCAACGTCCGCGCGATCGCCGGCGAGACCGCCTCGGCGATCGTCGAGCGGCTGACCGGCCAGGCCCCCGACCAAGCGAGCCTGAACCGCGCCCTCGACGCGACGCCCGCCGTACACTGA
- a CDS encoding F0F1 ATP synthase subunit B family protein, which produces MLTAEFWVAVAFVAFLVIVWRVGGFSMMTNGLDSRAKRVRHELDEARRLREEAAAVLADYKRRRTEAEREAEAIIAGAREDAERIAAEGHARLNDFVARRTKGAEAKIAQAEAQASAQVRAAAADAAVKVSETLLRERLQGAAAQDLLRASLGDVKSRLQA; this is translated from the coding sequence TTGTTGACCGCGGAATTCTGGGTCGCCGTCGCCTTCGTGGCGTTCCTGGTCATCGTCTGGCGGGTCGGCGGCTTCTCGATGATGACCAACGGGCTCGACAGCCGCGCCAAGCGCGTGCGCCACGAGCTCGACGAAGCCCGCCGCCTGCGTGAAGAAGCCGCGGCCGTGCTCGCCGACTACAAGCGCCGCCGCACGGAGGCCGAGCGCGAGGCCGAGGCCATCATCGCCGGTGCCCGCGAGGACGCCGAGCGCATCGCCGCCGAGGGCCATGCCCGCCTCAACGATTTCGTGGCACGCCGCACCAAGGGCGCCGAGGCCAAGATCGCCCAAGCCGAGGCGCAGGCCTCCGCCCAGGTTCGCGCCGCGGCCGCCGACGCAGCCGTGAAGGTCTCCGAGACGCTGCTGCGTGAGCGACTCCAGGGCGCGGCCGCCCAGGATCTCCTCCGCGCCAGCCTCGGCGACGTGAAGAGCCGTCTTCAGGCCTGA
- the glyA gene encoding serine hydroxymethyltransferase, giving the protein MSAGTATDNTDLDTFFSSHLAETDPEIAKAISQELGRQQHEIELIASENIVSRAVLEAQGSVLTNKYAEGYPGRRYYGGCQFVDIAEELAIDRAKRLFGCGFANVQPNSGSQANQGVFMALMQPGDTFLGLDLAAGGHLTHGAPPNVSGKWFKPVSYTVRREDQRIDMEQVERLAKEHKPKVIIAGGSGYPRHWDFAKFREIADSVGAYFFVDMAHFAGLVAAGLHPSPFPHAHVATTTTHKTLRGPRGGMILTNDEALAKKFNSAIFPGLQGGPLMHVIAAKAVAFGEALKPEFKIYAKQVIDNAKALADTIISGGYDITSGGTDNHLMLVDLQKKGLTGKAAEAALSRADITCNKNGVPFDPQKPTITSGIRLGTPASTTRGFGVAEFKQVGSLIVQVLDGIAEKGDGGDATVEAAVKEKVHALTDRFPIYA; this is encoded by the coding sequence ATGAGCGCCGGAACTGCGACCGACAACACCGACCTCGACACCTTCTTCTCGTCTCATCTCGCCGAGACCGATCCCGAGATCGCCAAGGCCATCTCGCAGGAGCTTGGCCGGCAGCAGCACGAGATCGAGCTGATCGCGTCCGAGAACATCGTCTCGCGCGCCGTGCTCGAAGCGCAGGGCTCGGTTCTGACCAACAAGTACGCCGAGGGCTATCCGGGCCGGCGCTACTACGGCGGTTGCCAGTTCGTGGACATCGCCGAGGAACTCGCCATCGATCGGGCCAAGCGCCTGTTCGGCTGCGGCTTCGCCAACGTGCAGCCGAATTCCGGCTCCCAGGCGAACCAGGGCGTGTTCATGGCGCTCATGCAGCCCGGCGACACCTTCCTCGGCCTCGACCTCGCCGCCGGCGGCCACCTCACCCACGGCGCCCCCCCGAACGTCTCGGGCAAGTGGTTCAAGCCGGTCTCCTACACCGTGCGCCGTGAGGATCAGCGCATCGACATGGAGCAGGTCGAGCGTCTCGCCAAGGAGCACAAGCCGAAGGTGATCATCGCCGGCGGCTCGGGCTACCCGCGTCACTGGGACTTCGCCAAGTTCCGTGAGATCGCCGATTCCGTCGGCGCCTACTTCTTCGTCGACATGGCCCACTTCGCCGGCCTCGTCGCCGCGGGTCTGCATCCCTCGCCGTTCCCGCACGCGCACGTCGCCACCACGACGACGCACAAGACCCTGCGCGGCCCGCGCGGCGGCATGATCCTGACGAACGACGAGGCGCTGGCCAAGAAGTTCAACTCGGCGATCTTCCCCGGTCTCCAGGGCGGCCCGCTGATGCACGTCATCGCCGCCAAGGCGGTGGCTTTCGGCGAGGCGCTGAAGCCCGAGTTCAAGATCTACGCCAAGCAGGTCATCGACAACGCCAAGGCGCTCGCCGACACCATCATCTCGGGCGGCTACGACATCACCTCCGGCGGCACCGACAACCACCTGATGTTGGTCGACCTTCAAAAGAAGGGCCTGACCGGCAAGGCGGCCGAGGCGGCCCTGTCGCGGGCCGACATCACCTGCAACAAGAACGGCGTGCCGTTCGATCCGCAGAAGCCGACGATCACCTCCGGCATCCGTCTGGGCACGCCGGCCAGCACCACCCGCGGCTTCGGCGTCGCCGAATTCAAGCAGGTCGGCTCGCTGATCGTTCAGGTGCTCGACGGCATCGCCGAGAAGGGCGATGGCGGCGACGCCACGGTCGAGGCGGCGGTGAAGGAGAAGGTCCACGCCCTCACCGATCGGTTCCCGATCTACGCCTGA
- the nrdR gene encoding transcriptional regulator NrdR yields MRCPFCGGPDTQVKDSRPSEDSSAIRRRRVCPDCGGRFTTFERVQLRELVVLKRSGKRVPFDRDKLQRSIDVALRKRTVDPERVERLVSGITRRLESGGEGEVTSEAIGEAVMEGLKGLDDVAYVRFASVYKNFREAQDFQDLLGTLGERLEGEGALPEDEQAVPAPSDEAAAAPRRGRPARKRA; encoded by the coding sequence ATGCGGTGTCCGTTCTGCGGAGGTCCCGACACCCAGGTGAAGGATTCGCGGCCGAGCGAGGATTCCTCTGCGATCCGTCGCCGCCGCGTCTGCCCGGATTGCGGCGGCCGCTTCACGACCTTCGAGCGGGTGCAGTTGCGCGAACTCGTCGTGCTCAAGCGCTCGGGCAAGCGCGTGCCTTTCGATCGCGACAAGCTCCAGCGCTCGATCGACGTGGCGCTGCGCAAGCGCACCGTCGATCCCGAGCGGGTGGAGCGCCTCGTCAGCGGCATCACCCGGCGCCTGGAGAGCGGCGGCGAGGGCGAGGTCACCAGCGAGGCCATCGGCGAGGCGGTGATGGAGGGCCTGAAGGGGCTCGACGACGTCGCCTATGTCCGCTTCGCCTCGGTCTACAAGAATTTCCGCGAGGCCCAGGACTTCCAGGATCTGCTCGGCACCCTCGGCGAGCGATTGGAGGGCGAAGGCGCCCTTCCCGAAGATGAGCAGGCTGTGCCCGCCCCGTCCGACGAGGCGGCGGCTGCCCCGCGCCGCGGCCGTCCGGCCCGGAAGCGGGCGTGA